From a single Intestinibaculum porci genomic region:
- the rpsD gene encoding 30S ribosomal protein S4, whose translation MSRYTGPVWKKSRRLGFSILENGKELNKRPYAPGMHGQKRHKSTEYGLQLAEKQKVRNMYGVNEKQFRNTYNKAMKLEGVQGYNFLCLLESRLDNVVYRMGFASTRRQARQLVNHGHILLNGKKTDIPSAQVKPGDVVAVKERSLQLDVIKNALEAQVTVPGFVEVDADKRCGKLVRLPERSELNQEINEQLIVEYYNRLG comes from the coding sequence ATGTCACGTTACACAGGTCCCGTTTGGAAGAAATCAAGAAGATTAGGTTTCTCTATCTTAGAAAACGGCAAAGAATTAAACAAGAGACCATATGCCCCAGGTATGCATGGTCAGAAGAGACACAAATCAACTGAATATGGTTTACAGTTAGCTGAAAAACAGAAAGTAAGAAATATGTACGGCGTAAACGAAAAACAGTTCCGTAACACTTACAACAAGGCTATGAAATTAGAAGGTGTCCAGGGTTATAACTTCTTATGCTTACTGGAATCACGTTTAGACAACGTTGTTTACAGAATGGGCTTCGCTTCTACAAGAAGACAGGCTAGACAGTTAGTTAACCATGGTCATATCTTATTAAATGGCAAGAAAACTGATATCCCTTCAGCACAGGTTAAACCTGGTGATGTCGTTGCTGTTAAGGAAAGATCTTTACAGTTAGACGTTATCAAAAACGCTTTAGAAGCTCAGGTTACAGTTCCTGGTTTCGTTGAAGTTGATGCTGATAAGAGATGTGGTAAATTAGTCAGATTACCAGAAAGATCTGAATTAAATCAGGAAATCAACGAACAGCTGATCGTCGAATACTACAACCGTCTTGGTTAA
- a CDS encoding replication-associated recombination protein A, producing the protein MKHTTLAYNMRPMSLDDILGQKHLVGEHGILKQFVKKSHPMSIILYGPPGCGKTTMAKALAHDLGIPYRIFNASTGNKKEMDMIIAEAKLSDGLFVIIDEVHRMNKDKQDHLLPHIESGLLTVAGCTTANPYHSINPAIRSRCEILQVNPLSKEDVITGLKIAAGSEKGFNNAYKIDEDVYEKIASLSAGDIRYAYNTLELTSIVSEDDHLTMDDLERAMPQANVRFDKDEDNYYDTLSGLQKSIRGSDVNGALYYFAKLIDAGDIESLERRVITCAYEDIGLANPNACMRTVMAFQAAKTIGFPEARIPLASVIIDLALSPKSKSSEQAIDNALASVRAKPHRAPRYLALTPVGLEEDEKYDYERHDLWEYIQYLPDEVAHEQFYIPWLSSRYEKALTDNYQRILKHGRTNNLKELKRRKKK; encoded by the coding sequence ATGAAACATACAACTTTAGCCTATAATATGAGACCGATGAGTCTCGATGATATCCTTGGTCAAAAGCATCTTGTCGGCGAGCATGGCATTTTAAAACAGTTCGTCAAAAAAAGTCATCCGATGTCGATTATTCTCTATGGTCCCCCTGGCTGCGGGAAAACGACCATGGCCAAAGCCCTAGCCCATGATTTAGGTATTCCTTATCGCATTTTCAATGCGTCTACCGGTAATAAGAAGGAAATGGATATGATCATTGCCGAAGCGAAACTCAGTGATGGCCTCTTTGTCATCATCGATGAAGTCCATCGGATGAATAAAGATAAACAGGATCATTTACTGCCTCATATTGAAAGCGGCTTATTAACAGTGGCTGGCTGTACCACCGCTAATCCTTATCATTCCATCAATCCTGCGATTCGTTCCCGCTGCGAGATTTTACAGGTCAATCCCCTTTCCAAAGAGGATGTGATCACTGGTTTAAAGATTGCAGCTGGCAGTGAAAAAGGATTCAATAATGCCTATAAGATCGATGAAGATGTCTATGAAAAGATTGCATCGCTATCAGCGGGTGATATCCGCTATGCCTATAACACATTAGAATTAACATCGATTGTCAGTGAAGATGACCATCTGACAATGGATGATCTCGAAAGAGCGATGCCGCAGGCCAATGTCCGCTTTGATAAAGATGAGGATAACTATTATGATACCCTCTCTGGTTTACAGAAATCCATTCGCGGCAGTGATGTCAATGGTGCTCTCTATTACTTTGCGAAGCTGATCGACGCCGGCGATATCGAATCTTTAGAAAGACGCGTTATTACCTGCGCGTATGAAGATATCGGTTTAGCCAATCCGAATGCCTGCATGCGTACCGTCATGGCCTTTCAGGCTGCCAAAACGATCGGTTTCCCAGAAGCCCGCATTCCTTTAGCGAGTGTTATTATCGATCTCGCTTTATCTCCTAAATCTAAAAGCTCTGAACAAGCGATTGATAATGCTTTAGCGAGCGTCCGCGCTAAACCGCATCGTGCTCCGCGTTATTTAGCATTAACGCCTGTCGGCTTAGAAGAAGATGAAAAATATGATTATGAACGTCATGATCTTTGGGAATACATCCAGTACTTACCAGATGAAGTCGCCCATGAACAGTTCTATATTCCCTGGCTTTCTTCCCGTTATGAAAAAGCTTTAACAGATAACTATCAGCGCATTCTCAAACACGGCCGTACCAATAATCTCAAAGAGCTGAAGCGACGCAAGAAAAAATGA
- a CDS encoding Ig-like domain-containing protein, which translates to MAETTDVIEEELEDRKISKGLIFTAIVLFPLVPFALIYLNRKLNKYVRGALMIAWFIVLTATYQIACMREGPVVKSISTPISTITCKVGTTKKIDYTILPDTKKLKIKELNFKSSDRSKATVDNHGVVKTTAPGKVTITLTVIDNHYTQRIKKMKMMIVE; encoded by the coding sequence ATGGCTGAGACAACTGACGTCATTGAAGAAGAACTTGAGGATCGCAAAATTTCCAAAGGGCTCATCTTCACGGCAATCGTACTATTTCCTTTAGTACCCTTCGCCCTCATTTATCTCAATCGCAAATTAAACAAATATGTCCGCGGGGCGTTAATGATCGCCTGGTTTATCGTATTAACCGCCACGTATCAGATTGCCTGCATGCGTGAAGGACCAGTCGTAAAATCTATTTCTACCCCTATTTCAACGATTACCTGTAAAGTTGGTACAACGAAAAAGATCGATTATACAATTTTACCTGATACCAAAAAGCTGAAGATCAAAGAGCTGAATTTTAAATCCAGTGATCGTTCGAAAGCAACCGTTGATAATCATGGGGTTGTAAAAACCACCGCACCAGGAAAAGTGACGATTACCTTAACGGTGATTGATAATCACTATACGCAGCGTATAAAAAAAATGAAAATGATGATTGTGGAGTAA
- the miaA gene encoding tRNA (adenosine(37)-N6)-dimethylallyltransferase MiaA translates to MQKVIVIVGPTAVGKTKCGVELAKKYHGEVISGDSMQIYQGMDIGTAKVTREEMDGVVHHLIDIRTPFEEYSVSDFQQDVRRLIDDIHARGKMPIIVGGTGLYIKAALYDYTFEKSITNPQAMAQKYQDYTNAQLYAHLQEIDPGATRNIHPNNRRRVLRAIEIYETTGHRKSEIEEKQNHQMIYDAYLIGLTLPRDVLVERINKRVDLMMDMGLEQEVNKLIAQGAHDHLQSMRGIGYKEWFPYFKGACERKTVIEQIKIHSRQYAKRQYTWFNHQMNVHWYDVLLDHFDQTLNMIEGDVDSWIASSI, encoded by the coding sequence ATGCAGAAAGTCATCGTTATTGTCGGGCCAACGGCGGTTGGGAAAACCAAATGCGGCGTTGAGCTCGCCAAAAAATATCATGGAGAAGTCATTTCTGGCGACTCTATGCAAATATATCAGGGGATGGATATTGGAACCGCCAAGGTGACAAGAGAAGAAATGGATGGGGTTGTTCATCATCTCATTGATATTCGCACGCCTTTTGAAGAGTATAGCGTCAGTGATTTCCAGCAGGATGTCCGTCGTCTCATTGATGATATTCATGCGCGCGGCAAAATGCCGATTATTGTCGGCGGCACGGGATTATATATTAAAGCCGCCCTTTATGATTATACTTTCGAAAAGAGCATCACCAATCCTCAGGCGATGGCGCAAAAATATCAGGATTATACAAATGCGCAGCTTTATGCACATTTACAGGAGATTGATCCGGGTGCCACTCGCAACATTCATCCGAATAATCGCCGTCGCGTTTTGCGGGCGATTGAAATCTATGAAACAACGGGTCATCGTAAAAGTGAGATTGAAGAAAAACAAAATCACCAAATGATTTATGATGCTTATCTGATTGGCTTAACGCTTCCTCGCGATGTCTTAGTAGAGCGCATTAACAAACGTGTCGATCTCATGATGGACATGGGTTTAGAGCAGGAAGTCAATAAACTGATAGCGCAAGGCGCGCATGATCATTTACAGTCTATGCGCGGTATTGGTTATAAGGAGTGGTTCCCTTATTTTAAAGGAGCATGTGAGCGCAAAACAGTTATTGAACAGATTAAGATCCATTCTCGCCAGTATGCGAAAAGACAGTATACTTGGTTTAATCACCAGATGAATGTGCACTGGTATGATGTCTTATTAGATCATTTTGATCAGACCTTAAACATGATAGAAGGAGATGTTGATTCATGGATAGCTTCGTCGATCTGA
- the mutL gene encoding DNA mismatch repair endonuclease MutL — MAKIHQLDTNTANKIAAGEVIERPANVIKECVENAIDAQATKIDVEVIEGGSVLMRITDNGIGMDKDDAQMCFARHATSKITDDHDLFNITTLGFRGEAIPSIASISLFTLETSVGDEKGTRVIYEFGVKKSVESCALNKGTRITVEKIFQNVPARLKYMKSVNTEFAAIYTYIERLSLAHPEIAFSLTHNGKMIYATNGQGKLLEVIATIYGLNIAKHMKKCDFGNEEFTITGYTSDETISRASKNHIITLVNHRYVKNKKSIDAINEVYRAYLMNKRYPITVINIEVDPYLVDVNVHPAKLEVRFSKESLLKEMITEGFNEVLAPQREEAPLEAASPKVSFAPKEVATQLHFKLPEAEETPSLIKKPETAYEEKQVPNIKVKEEAPVYQMPPQPTHQEEKKVLKPMKEKIYVKAQLQGSYIVGENEKGIYLIDQKRAMDNIAYEKYKEDLAQMKPAMQDLIVPLMFELPASEYLLLEEKKDDLLSLGIDLQPISKNTYCVRALPLWMDDVDEQAFIEDMIQVLITQDDPDLIALRDQALLSLAKHQKLAYNTHLSQYEMQSLVDELMRCSDPYRDLNKRQVIIFKSNYELMQLFKKG; from the coding sequence ATGGCAAAAATTCACCAGTTAGATACCAATACAGCCAATAAAATAGCCGCTGGGGAAGTCATTGAACGCCCTGCCAATGTCATTAAGGAATGCGTCGAAAATGCCATTGATGCCCAGGCGACGAAAATTGATGTCGAAGTGATTGAAGGCGGCAGTGTGCTCATGCGTATTACGGATAATGGCATCGGCATGGACAAAGATGATGCGCAAATGTGTTTTGCCCGTCATGCGACAAGTAAAATTACCGATGACCATGATCTCTTTAACATTACAACGTTAGGTTTCCGTGGTGAAGCGATTCCTTCCATTGCGTCTATTTCACTGTTTACTTTAGAGACCAGCGTGGGGGATGAAAAAGGGACCCGCGTCATTTATGAATTTGGTGTGAAAAAAAGCGTTGAAAGCTGTGCTTTAAATAAAGGAACCCGTATTACTGTTGAAAAAATTTTCCAAAATGTGCCAGCCAGACTCAAATATATGAAGAGTGTCAATACCGAGTTTGCGGCCATTTATACCTATATCGAGCGCTTATCTTTAGCGCATCCAGAGATTGCTTTTTCGCTCACGCATAATGGTAAAATGATTTATGCGACGAATGGTCAAGGGAAGCTGTTAGAAGTGATTGCGACGATTTATGGGCTTAATATTGCAAAACATATGAAGAAATGCGATTTTGGAAATGAGGAATTTACGATCACCGGCTATACGTCCGATGAAACCATTTCCCGCGCTTCGAAAAATCATATTATTACTTTAGTCAATCATCGCTATGTCAAAAACAAAAAATCCATTGATGCTATCAATGAAGTCTATCGTGCTTATTTGATGAACAAACGCTATCCGATCACCGTCATTAATATTGAAGTAGATCCTTATTTGGTCGATGTGAATGTTCATCCCGCTAAATTAGAAGTGCGCTTTTCGAAGGAATCCTTGTTAAAGGAAATGATTACGGAAGGCTTTAATGAAGTCTTAGCCCCGCAAAGAGAAGAAGCGCCGTTAGAAGCAGCGTCGCCAAAAGTCTCTTTTGCGCCGAAAGAAGTGGCGACGCAGCTGCATTTCAAACTGCCGGAAGCAGAGGAAACGCCAAGTCTGATCAAGAAACCTGAGACTGCTTATGAAGAAAAGCAAGTTCCCAATATCAAGGTCAAAGAAGAGGCTCCGGTTTATCAAATGCCGCCTCAGCCTACCCATCAGGAAGAAAAGAAAGTCCTTAAACCGATGAAGGAAAAGATCTATGTCAAAGCGCAGCTGCAAGGCAGTTATATTGTCGGAGAAAATGAAAAAGGAATCTATCTGATTGATCAGAAACGAGCGATGGATAATATTGCTTATGAAAAATATAAAGAGGATCTCGCCCAAATGAAACCGGCTATGCAAGATCTGATTGTGCCATTAATGTTTGAATTGCCAGCAAGTGAGTATTTGCTTTTAGAAGAGAAGAAAGACGATTTGCTTTCTTTAGGCATTGATTTACAGCCGATTTCCAAAAATACGTATTGTGTCCGCGCTCTGCCGCTATGGATGGATGATGTGGATGAGCAGGCTTTTATTGAAGATATGATACAGGTTTTAATTACCCAGGATGATCCAGATCTGATTGCTTTGCGTGATCAGGCGCTGTTATCGCTTGCCAAGCATCAGAAGCTTGCTTATAACACTCATTTAAGTCAGTATGAAATGCAAAGCTTAGTGGATGAACTGATGCGTTGCAGCGATCCCTATCGGGATCTTAATAAACGGCAGGTCATTATTTTTAAAAGCAATTATGAACTTATGCAATTATTTAAGAAAGGATAG
- a CDS encoding Cof-type HAD-IIB family hydrolase produces the protein MIKMIATDMDGTFLDENKMFDYEFLSQFYKMEDRNIKFVLASGNQYFRLYGQFIPMSEEIYFVADNGSYIAKGPRLIAYETLSDEQVKAALKALQSQPQLFVIMSGLKGVHLLEKDRAYAPIAHTYYRNLMFHENFDHVDDEIMKIAIYDPNADIHQYEDAIRNLLPSGLTATTAGNEWLDIQKTGVNKGAGIRKLQKLLNISPDECAAFGDAMNDFTLLNSVKYSYAMKNADPRIKAIARETLPWTNQQQGVVKQIRKILNDQY, from the coding sequence ATGATTAAAATGATTGCAACGGATATGGATGGAACATTCTTAGATGAAAACAAAATGTTCGACTATGAATTCCTGTCACAATTTTATAAAATGGAAGACCGCAACATCAAGTTTGTCTTAGCCAGCGGAAACCAGTATTTCCGTCTTTACGGACAGTTTATTCCGATGAGCGAAGAAATTTACTTTGTGGCGGATAATGGCAGTTACATCGCCAAAGGGCCCCGCCTGATCGCTTATGAGACCCTCTCTGATGAGCAAGTCAAAGCCGCCTTAAAAGCTTTACAAAGTCAGCCGCAGCTCTTTGTCATTATGAGCGGCCTCAAGGGCGTCCACCTATTAGAAAAAGATCGTGCTTATGCGCCCATCGCACACACTTACTATCGTAATTTGATGTTTCATGAAAACTTCGATCATGTCGATGATGAAATCATGAAGATCGCCATTTATGATCCTAACGCGGATATTCATCAGTACGAAGATGCAATTAGAAACCTGCTGCCAAGCGGTTTAACCGCAACCACCGCCGGAAATGAATGGCTTGATATTCAGAAAACCGGCGTCAATAAAGGCGCTGGGATCAGAAAACTGCAGAAACTATTAAATATCTCGCCCGATGAATGCGCGGCTTTTGGTGATGCGATGAATGATTTCACACTGCTTAACAGCGTAAAATATTCCTACGCCATGAAAAATGCCGATCCGCGCATTAAAGCGATCGCCCGTGAAACCCTGCCCTGGACGAATCAGCAGCAAGGTGTTGTCAAACAAATCCGTAAGATTTTAAACGACCAGTATTAA
- a CDS encoding NifB/NifX family molybdenum-iron cluster-binding protein produces MKIAVSYLNKEVFDDFGTTPAFKLYEIHEQQVLKSTVVDTQGIEYGALAVFLDKYKVDLVLTGTITPGSRSACHSNNMEVVTGMSGNADDCVMQYLKER; encoded by the coding sequence ATGAAAATAGCGGTCAGTTATTTGAATAAAGAGGTTTTTGATGATTTTGGGACCACCCCAGCATTTAAACTCTATGAAATACATGAGCAACAAGTTTTAAAAAGTACTGTCGTGGATACGCAGGGGATCGAATATGGCGCTTTAGCTGTCTTTTTAGACAAGTATAAAGTAGATCTGGTTCTTACCGGAACAATTACCCCTGGTTCACGCTCTGCCTGTCATTCTAATAACATGGAAGTTGTTACGGGGATGAGCGGGAACGCTGATGACTGTGTCATGCAGTACTTGAAGGAAAGGTGA
- the dtd gene encoding D-aminoacyl-tRNA deacylase: MRIVLQRVSHASVTIDGKVHGAIDHGYMLLVGFKEGDDEKILKQMADKVVHLRVFEDDQEKMNLSLLDVKGAILSISQFTLYANCRKGRRPSFIEAAKPAISSPLYDRFNEILREQVPVETGIFGADMKVALVNDGPVTITLDSDDICK; the protein is encoded by the coding sequence ATGAGAATTGTATTACAGCGGGTATCGCATGCCAGTGTCACAATTGATGGAAAAGTTCATGGCGCCATTGACCATGGTTATATGCTTTTAGTGGGCTTTAAAGAAGGCGATGATGAGAAGATCTTAAAACAGATGGCGGATAAAGTTGTGCATTTAAGGGTCTTTGAAGATGATCAGGAAAAAATGAATTTATCCTTATTAGATGTAAAGGGAGCGATATTATCGATTTCTCAGTTTACCCTTTATGCCAATTGTCGTAAGGGCCGTCGTCCAAGTTTTATAGAAGCGGCGAAACCAGCGATCTCTTCACCGTTATATGATCGTTTTAATGAGATCTTAAGAGAACAGGTACCTGTCGAAACGGGAATCTTTGGCGCTGATATGAAAGTCGCTTTAGTTAATGATGGGCCGGTGACGATCACGTTAGATAGTGATGACATCTGCAAATAA
- a CDS encoding CpXC domain-containing protein, with protein sequence MRSKNLTLPCESCGQLNAFPHPYIVNVAKEPALKQAIMNDDIFKYECAFCHHVTYYYHSLIYFDPQHKLFICYCENQEEFSHLMALQFLGDHLRDYIIRYCDNYFAFKEKIQIFDHQRDDRLIAIYKDMLLNEFKKTYPDCGRALAYYDSSSQESIVVISDHYGVKCYSFSESWYQSHAANAMLTHVLHYDTSPFVDEHYVKQLYSLNIPIILVRVMVMGQMIDYVVNANDHVHVGDHVEVTCHGEKAIGTISTIHTKEVRDVPHGTKFIQKVIPFVPPYERAAQVAVEHALTDIHGDHQTMQVGAFFQLLENCIVYLPLKDKDGLLMPETMEDRADALSFIPIFTNHDEIISFYDEHYTIAKMPFFDLMHQQLLPVDGYLLNPFSTELFPIDTHLLSLLDAYHQNTLVN encoded by the coding sequence ATGAGATCAAAAAACCTCACCTTACCCTGCGAATCATGCGGGCAGCTGAATGCTTTCCCCCACCCTTATATTGTCAATGTGGCGAAAGAACCCGCTTTAAAGCAGGCCATTATGAACGATGATATATTTAAATATGAATGTGCTTTTTGCCATCATGTCACGTATTACTATCACTCGCTCATCTACTTTGATCCCCAGCATAAACTATTCATTTGTTACTGCGAAAACCAGGAAGAATTCAGTCATCTGATGGCCCTGCAGTTTTTAGGAGATCACCTGCGCGATTATATTATTCGATACTGTGATAACTATTTTGCTTTTAAAGAGAAGATTCAGATCTTTGATCACCAGCGCGATGATCGTCTGATCGCCATTTATAAAGACATGCTGCTCAATGAGTTTAAAAAGACGTATCCTGATTGCGGCCGCGCTCTCGCCTACTATGACTCAAGCAGCCAGGAATCAATCGTCGTCATCTCTGATCATTATGGCGTCAAATGTTACAGCTTTTCAGAAAGCTGGTATCAGAGTCATGCCGCCAATGCGATGTTAACCCATGTTTTACATTATGATACATCCCCGTTTGTCGATGAGCATTATGTCAAACAGCTCTACAGCTTAAATATTCCCATCATTTTAGTGCGCGTGATGGTCATGGGGCAAATGATCGACTATGTCGTCAATGCGAATGATCATGTGCATGTCGGTGATCATGTTGAAGTCACCTGTCATGGTGAAAAAGCCATCGGTACGATCAGCACGATTCATACTAAGGAAGTGCGTGATGTCCCCCATGGCACTAAGTTTATTCAAAAAGTGATTCCTTTCGTACCGCCTTATGAGCGTGCTGCTCAGGTTGCGGTCGAACATGCCCTGACCGATATTCATGGGGATCACCAGACAATGCAGGTGGGCGCTTTCTTTCAGCTCTTAGAAAATTGCATCGTATACTTGCCTTTAAAAGATAAAGATGGTTTGCTGATGCCAGAAACAATGGAGGATCGCGCTGATGCTTTATCGTTTATCCCGATCTTTACCAATCATGACGAAATTATTTCTTTCTATGATGAACATTATACGATTGCGAAAATGCCGTTCTTTGATCTGATGCATCAGCAGCTTTTACCTGTTGATGGCTATTTGCTGAATCCTTTTTCAACAGAGCTATTTCCTATTGATACCCATTTGTTATCACTGCTTGACGCTTATCATCAAAACACTTTGGTTAATTAA
- a CDS encoding pyridoxamine 5'-phosphate oxidase family protein — translation MEIVKYEMRDLREIYDALHVSEILYLAVNDEKYPIIFSMLFGCEMVDDTIVLYFYDDKKNDKTEIISKHPDVSIRTEVVYEYYEYPETAMSCSYESVTGTGTCVLCNEEFHHAMDLILTHYGFEGSLVNDDLAEKKNIFKITLNHVTGKRHVKTPQF, via the coding sequence ATGGAAATTGTGAAGTATGAAATGCGTGATTTGCGGGAGATTTATGATGCCCTGCATGTCAGTGAAATTCTTTATCTGGCGGTCAATGATGAGAAATATCCAATTATTTTCTCAATGCTGTTTGGCTGTGAAATGGTTGATGATACCATTGTTTTATATTTTTATGATGATAAGAAAAATGATAAAACGGAGATTATCAGCAAGCATCCAGATGTTTCAATCCGTACCGAAGTCGTTTATGAATATTATGAATATCCGGAAACGGCGATGAGCTGTTCTTATGAAAGCGTCACTGGTACTGGTACCTGCGTACTTTGCAATGAGGAGTTTCATCATGCGATGGATCTGATTCTTACCCATTATGGGTTTGAAGGATCACTGGTTAATGATGATCTGGCCGAAAAGAAGAATATCTTTAAAATTACTTTAAACCATGTCACTGGTAAAAGACATGTAAAAACACCTCAATTTTAA
- a CDS encoding lysoplasmalogenase family protein, giving the protein MLIMTIVYLILLLLLALSARTKYYLYAKTASSLCFVVIAIVGAISRHAMYTLLLMLPGLLAFMLGDIILAFKSKHSLLLGIIAFSIGDLAFLHFLGDYHDFGLSSLLLSVIALISYVFIAKKGIIDFGELLIPSGVYAFLEGLVVMKSILVYRVVPTRFFLFIMIGMILYLISDLVLMIFKFKKKSLAIGAAALALYYGGLYCLAICFFFI; this is encoded by the coding sequence ATGTTGATCATGACAATTGTATATTTGATACTTTTACTGTTATTAGCGCTCAGTGCCCGAACAAAATATTATTTATATGCAAAAACAGCATCATCTCTATGCTTTGTCGTGATTGCGATCGTTGGGGCGATATCGCGCCATGCGATGTATACGTTACTGCTGATGCTGCCAGGACTCTTAGCTTTTATGCTTGGTGATATTATACTAGCCTTTAAAAGTAAACATTCCTTATTGCTTGGTATTATTGCTTTTTCTATTGGGGATTTGGCCTTTCTGCATTTTTTAGGCGATTATCATGATTTTGGCTTATCTTCCTTGCTGCTAAGTGTCATCGCTCTCATCAGTTATGTTTTTATCGCGAAAAAGGGCATTATTGATTTTGGCGAACTGCTTATTCCATCTGGGGTCTATGCCTTTTTAGAAGGTTTAGTGGTCATGAAGAGCATTCTTGTTTATCGGGTTGTACCAACGCGTTTCTTCTTGTTTATCATGATTGGGATGATTTTATATCTGATTTCTGATCTTGTATTGATGATCTTTAAGTTTAAAAAGAAGAGCTTAGCGATCGGTGCAGCGGCTTTAGCTCTCTATTATGGCGGACTGTATTGCCTGGCCATTTGTTTCTTCTTCATATAA